From Delphinus delphis chromosome X, mDelDel1.2, whole genome shotgun sequence, a single genomic window includes:
- the LOC132418702 gene encoding LOW QUALITY PROTEIN: histone H2A-Bbd type 2/3-like (The sequence of the model RefSeq protein was modified relative to this genomic sequence to represent the inferred CDS: deleted 2 bases in 1 codon) has protein sequence MPGKRGRRGSPGRRSHTARAELSFSVSHMERLLREGHYAQRLSSSAPVYLVAIIQYLAARVLELARHEAQNSSRRRLTLELVDLAARSNALLRDLFRTSTISQVAPAQP, from the exons ATGCCAGGGAAGAGGGGCCGTCGAGGGTCACCCGGTCGCCGCTCCCACACCGCCCGAGCCGAGCTGTCCTTCTCCGTGAGCCACATGGAGCGCCTCCTGCGGGAGGGCCACTATGCCCAGCGCCTGAGCTCGTCCGCACCCGTCTACCTAGTGGCCATCATCCAGTACCTGGCGGCCAGGGTCCTGGAGCTGGCGCGCCATGAGGCCCAGAACAGCAGCAGGAGGCGCCTCACTCTGGAGCTGGTGGACTTGGCGGCCCGCAGCAACGCGCTGCTCAGAGACTTGTTCAGGACT AGCACCATCTCCCAGGTGGCCCCGGCCCAGCCCTAG